tgtgtccatcaaacaaagccactgtgccatcaaacccagtTTTCCCCATTAATAGTCGCCAGTTTGCcccgatcaaatgccaccagttttccccatcaaatgccatcagtTTGACCCATCAAACACCGCCAGTTTGTCCCATTAAATGCTTCCAgtttgccagtttgccccatcaaacgctgccagtttgccccatcaaacgcagccagtttgccccatcaaacgcagccagtttgccccatcaaattctgccagttttccccatcaaacaccgccagtttgccccatcaaattctgccagttttccccatcaaacgccgccagtttgccccatcaaacgccgccagttttccccatcaaacactgccagttttccccatcaaacactgccagttttccccatcaaacgcagccagtttgccccccccccctgcctggcacttacctttctcgggtcagcgccgtcctccACTTTCCCTATGAGTCCTTGgtatcttctcctgtcctcttcatgtcatctctgctatgattaGAAAAGAAGagggggttgggactttgaatgaggtatgCATGAGAGAACTCAAAGATAAGACAGTGTAATATGGATGCGTTTATTTGTCTAAAACACTATTTGGGTGTTATGCTAAAACTTACATATTATACTTGTGTCCTTCTACAGATCTTACCCCACTACTCATCCGCCCCTGAAGATTGGCTATGAAAGGCGTCTCGGGCTTACACAGATGCTACATGTTTCAGTTTTAGGACCTACCTTGGGTTTAACGATTCTATATTTTTGAATAAGTTGTTATACAATGTTTATGGTTTTTGCATCATGCTTTTTATATGCACTATCATGTATGTTTACTATTATGTATACATTCGAAATCGCATGCTCTGCTATGTGTTTTAGACAAATAAACGCATCCATATTACACTGTCTTATCTTTGAGTTCTCTCATgcacacctcattcaaagtcccaaccccctcttcttctctgctatgattggacgcctgataggcttccaatcacagcgcctgtcacttcagccaattaggtgactgattggctgagaggcgggtcagtgttagggaagcgattgtCCAGCTCATCCTTACGcagcgctggaaaataatggtggccacacaaaatattgaccctTGGGGCCCTATTTGGCCATTATTGGGTGACAAGCCAATGTGCGGGACGCCTCTCAGTAACGTTATATTTTTCTTGGTATTCCCTGACCATGTAAGTGGGGATAGTTtaggatatttacaaaaatgtgcggGGTGTAAActgtatttatacatatatatatatatatatatatatatatatatatatacacacacacagtatagtgCTGAGTGTACGTACTGTAATTGTGAAGAAGGGGCAACAGCCAGTACTGAGTTGGTTAAGTCTATAATAGTGAAGACTTAGAGATTGTATTACACGGGATGTTCTGTACTTTACATGTCGGCATTGAAATAAAATCCATCCCGGTTATGCAAAGTCACTCATGAGACGGATCTCTGAAGATTATTTCCATAATTCCAACTCTAATTCTATCATTCTGTCTGCTATCACTGGACGTGTCCCGTCATCTCTGTCCGGAGATCACACCAAACCTCAACATGTTGTCTACAGGAATATTTATTTTAGTCTCTTCAGTCTTGGGACTGGTCTTGGCAATCCCTTCTAACACTTGTATTGTGATGGGTAATCTGGACATCATCAGAAAGAAAGGGAAGTTGAGTCCCTCCGATGTGATCTTTCTGGGGAAGGGAATTGTGAATATTCTCCTCCAGTGTTTGCTGAGCCTACAGGGAATGCTCTATGTCTTTTCTCCAGAAATCTTTTATATTAGACAAGTGTGGGTGTTTGTGAACACATCAGTTTACTTCCTGAAATATTACAGCTTCTGGTTGACCTTCTGGCTCTCGGCTCATTACTGTACCAGCATCACCAATCTCAGCTATGGGTTCTTCATCTGGATAAAGAGAATTGTGTCCAATTTCCTGAGTCACCTTCTATTCCTGACAGCACTTGGGATGTTCATTGTGAGTGTCCCGGGCTTCTGGGCTGTGTATGAAGAAAGTATCCCCTCTTCTGAGAACAGTACAGAAGCCTCtattacaagactctggtccaatAATTCCCATTTTGTGGCTGCAACCACCCTGGGCGTCATTCTTCCATTCTTCCTTAGTCTTCTGTGTCTGGTCCTCACTCTCTCCTTTCTGCTCAGACACGTCTGGAGGGTGAAGAATAACGACTTGGGATCAACACGTCCAAATCTTCAGGCTCATGTCACGGCACTGAGGACAATCTTCTTCTTACTTCTCATTTTTACATTATTCTGCGTGTCTCAAGCGGTTTTGTTTCTTCGAAAATCCTCACTGTTAATACTTAGAATCAGTTGGAGTTTAAGAATATTATTCCCATCGGTGGAGGCCGCCATCATCTTCCaggccagcaacaagctgagaagGATCATTCTGAGAAGATTCTGGACCAGAAGCCGGAGGAACACAGAGACTTAAATGTATGTAGTTGGATCTTTACCTTGaaggtctgaggccccgtacacagaattcagccagaaactcgatgggagacgtattctgcagaGAAAATTGGTCCTGTGTACACTTTTCCCCGAGGAAAccaacgaggatctcgtcgggccagaaagagaacatgttctctatttcctcgttagtcaatgggaaaagttggctcggcgagatcctcagcggcttcacaaggaactcgatgagcaaaaacgatgtgttttgcccgtcgagtttctcggacgtgtgtacgggtgTACCGAGTATTCattattacttttatttaatAGATCATCTTCAAGTGTTGGATGGAGTGTAGAAGGGTTATATTCTCTCTCATGTTTTATTTCTATCCATATTCACCCCACTGGGGTCATTCCCAGTGGTCATTGTCACTGGGGTTAAAAGAtgagaaaatacaaaatttcCAGTCGTCAGCAGAGCAGGAATAGAGGGGTAATCTTcccatggggacacctgttctggtgacaactctctAAGAGGGGGTTTACCTCACTTGTGTGTACAGGACTGACAGTGATGAGAAATCTCTATAAAAGGAACATAAATGGAAaagaactgacatttttttttaccattcctaCCCCAAACAAGCAAATGATTTTCGATACGTTTTGAAGAACATGTACATAATTAAACCAAAAGTCACCCGGCTCCTCTCAAAATCCACCTTTGTGAATAGACTCCAATACTTACATTACTGTgcaaaaagttttaggcaggtgtgaagaaatgctataAAGTAAGCAATgatggcactttttgggggggggagcaaacaatCCACCCAACGCCACACCCCGGTTCGGTCTGTCCCAAGCCCCGCACTTACCTCGTCTAGATCAcgggcaagttattgtcataaaaagtgtttggggacctgggtcctgccccgggggaaatgtatcaatggaaaaaaaagttttaaaaactcatgtttttgggagcagtgatttttaaaaaTGCTTATAGTGATTCCTTTAAAATttgaacctggggggggggtgtctaaagtatgcctctaaagtagcgcatgtttgccGTGTTTAGaaaagtctctgcacaaaatgaaatttctaaaggaaaaaaagtaatttagtcattttggctgtaatgaattgtcgggtcccggcaatacagataaaagtcattgaaaaaaacagcatgggttccccccagtccattaccaggccctttgggtctggtatgaatattaaggagaaccccaaaccaaaattaaaaaaaaaatgcgtggccccccccaaattccataccaggcctttcaggtctggtatggattttaaccacttcaataccgggcattttcacccccttcctacccagaccaatttttcgttttcagcactgtcgcactttgaatgacaattgcatggtcatgcaacactgtacccaaattaaatctttatgttttttcccctcaaatagagctttcttttggtggtatctgattacctctgtggtttttattttttgcgctataaacaaaagaagagagacaattttgaagaaaaaacacaatattttttactttttttaaaataaatatcacaataaaaaaaaaaaatatgtctttcctcagtttaggccgatacgtattcttctacatatttttgttaaaaaaaaacataataagcgtttattgattggtttgcgcaaaagttataacatctacaaaataggggatcattttatggcatttttatttattttaattgttttattagtaatggcggcgttctgcgatttttattctgacggtgacacatttttgggaccattcacatctatacagcgattagtgctataaaactgcactgattactgtgtaaatgtgactggcagggatggggttaacactaggggcgatcaaggggttaaatatgttccgtagggagtaattctaactgtacgGGGCAGGGATTcagaaggggaggagactgatcgtgttcctctgtactgggaacacacatcgttctcctcacctctgacaggacgtggatctgtgtgtttacatgtgttttttgacacatttttgggaccattgtcatttatacagcgatcagtgctataaaaatgcactggttactgtgaaaatgacattggcagtgaaggggttattcactaggtggcactgtaggggttgagtgttccctgcattgtgtttctaactgtaggggggatgggctctgtgtcacatgacactgatctccgctccgagtacacggagccgagatcagtgtcattgtcacttagtcagagtggggagatgcttgtttacacaagcatttcCCCACTCTATACCTTCGTGAGGAGATCGTGGGGACTCGACCCCGCCCcccatgcttgtttacacaagcatttcCCCACTCTATACCTTCGTGAGGAGATCGTGGGGACTCGACCCCGCCTCccaatgcttgtttacacaagaatctccccgctctataccttcgtgagacgatcgtggggactcgaccccgccccccatgcttgtttacacaagaatctccccgctctataccttCGTGAGACGCTCGTGGGGACTCGACCCCACCCCCccaatgcttgtttacacaagaatctccccgctctataccttcgtgagacgatcgtggggactcgaccccgccccccatgcttgtttacacaagaatctccccgctctataccttcgtgagacgatcgtggggactcgaccccgccccccatgcttgtttacacaagaatctccccgctctataccttcgtgagacgatcgtggggactcgaccccgccccccatgcttgtttacacaagaatctccccgctctataccttcgtgagacgatcgcggggactcgaccccgccccccatgcttgtttacacaagcatctccccgctctataccttCGTGAGATGATTGTGGGGACTCGACCCCGCCcccatgcttgtttacacaagcatctccccgctctataccttcgtgagacgatcgcggggacTCGACCCCGCCCCCCATGCTTGTTtatacaagcatctccccgctctataccttcgtgagacgatcgcggggactcgaccccgcccccatgcttgtttacacaagcatctccccgctctataccttcgtgagacgatcgcggggactcgaccccgcccccccatgcttgtttacacaagcatctccccgctctataccttCGTGAGATGATCGTGGGGACTCGACCCCGCCCcccatgcttgtttacacaagcatctccccgctctataccttcgtgagacgatcgcggggactctaccccgccccccccatgcccgcatcattggattagatcgacagcagagggagccaatggctatcaCAATCGCTGAGAGACCAACTAGGTCACATTCATCTGGTAACGAAACCCAAAGCCAACTCTCGGAAATGTTCTGGGGATGCCGGGTGTTTATTCATAGCCTATGAGAGCATgttgcctggtatggttcgggggggcactctttcacccccccccctcttttcctgtggcctttaaggttgcatgctcagataagggtctggtatggatttttggggggaaccccacgccatttttttattttggcgcggcatcccccttaaaatccataccaaacctgaagggcctggtatggaatttggggggacccccacacaatttttttaaaattttggttcagggttcctcttaatattcatatcagacctaatggcttttatctgtattgctatcGTCAGCCAGTGAGAAGAGATGGCGCAGGCAGAGATGATTGTAGCAATTTATTCAGCAACCTTTTGAAGTTTTAGTCACCGGTTTCAATGTCTGGTGATTAGATATATTAGACGGGATGAAGCCGGTGAAGAAGGGGAACGTTTAATAACTCATCTAAGAATCCTGCAAGATTTGTGTTACCCACATTACTCAATTGTTATAGAGGTCATTGTGTGAGAAATCATTTTCGATAGGCAATTCTTTTATTGCCATGGATCATACAATTGGTTTTACAcaatttggatatttttgtaCCTCTAGCTTTGTGATTTTCAGGGAAAATCTACCATGTCTTTGGTTGCAGAGTGGGGTCCCTGTATAGATTTTTTGTCTGTGTCTCTCTTATTAGGAGGGATAGGTGTGAGCTCTCCTCACCTGTGATCATTACTCACCATCAAAATCAACAACTTGTCCAATCCAACTCTCCCTtgaagcacacacacacagttgtttATATACAATTCATTCAAAAATCCTTAATAAAGGTTACATTTTATACCGTAGGGAAACGCACCCTTATTAGTGTTGGAAAATAAAGTTCACACCTCAGACTTGTTGCTGTGCCCTtttgagaagaagaaagaaacggcGCAccggcctagtgcattatccttcGAATAGATTTTAttagaaaagataaaataaaaaactactcacaagtgtAGCTGAAAGGTTCACAATAACCAGAGTTTCCTCAGGTAGCAGCAATAAGTCTAgcccaaaaacactccaaatggtCATAGAGGATGTGATGAGGGCCACTGCAGGTTGACGCGTTTCGAAGGACAACCTTCTTCCTCtgagaagtttttattttatattttctaataaaatCTATCCGAAGGATTAtgtactaggctggtgcgccctttctttcttcttctcatcTATTACCAGGATACCCCTATCCCTGAAGGGCACTAGGGCAGCAAGGCCAGTGACATGTACCATCAAGATCTTTTGACTGTCTGGTAATccacttgtgcgcaggagtgTTTTGTTTTCTGTTATCAAAAGCTGCCCCTTGTTGCCCTGTGTTAAAGAAAACCCTGGCcataaaacatccccacagcagccGGTGGCAGAATAGAGTctggaagctggcagcactgcaggaagcagggggaatcagcacagcacggggtgattagggtgtgcccaggcacacccagcacaccctgtgcgcacgcctaagGTAGGTGGTACGTGTCAAGTAACATCCAAATGAAtggcagaacattgcccaaagcatcacactgccttcaTCAGCTTTCCTTCTTCTAATACTGGATTCTggtgcctaatatatcccactcaCTGTCAGATGCGATAATCAATTACTTTACCTATCAGTGGTCAAAGGGTTATGGCTGGTCAGGGTATATAGTTTATATACCTCAATAAGGGTAACTGTTgtattcatttctttttttttttactttttctcttTAGGATTTTTGCTTGAGGGTTCTGATAATATTGTCTGCCTTTCTGAAGAAGATGTGGTTCCTCTGTCCTCTGTATCGGAATGTTGCTACTTCTATGATTGCTGCAAACACTGATCTTCTCCTAGACAcaaactttgcaaagtgaaacaagATTGCAATGTGTGATTGTGTTGCCGCCAGCTCTGATTGGTGGGTGTCGTTATTGGAAATAATTACAATCAGTGAACGTTTTCtacaaatgtacatttttttttgtaccttaaTGTTACAATTTTCCTGTGTTTGCCACTGATGAGAATGCTGagagtgtcacgtacctggtcagTGAGCCTGACGTGTAGAGGAAGGCCCCTCATACAGCTCCGGCTCGGGGGCCACTGGCAGTGAGAGAGCAACCACAGGAGTACGGCAAGGTCTGAGTGCCTGTAATCAGTCCAGTAGTCTGCATGGCAGCAGGCAGATGTgataaaggaaaaagaaaggcgcctctaagtgcaaggGTTAAAAGATTTATTAAAGGCACAATGGTATTAAAAAACATAAGAGAGTAAGAGGTCAGGAATTCTGATGCCAGATCCATATCTCCCCTGGGGTGACTGAAGGCTGCTATCCGATCTTGGATCCAGGTGGAGGTCTTCACAGCCAGAAAGCacgatcccgctgctgccaaccaattgtgacagaCCCCGTACTTAAAATGCGTCTGTCCGCCGTAGATGCTTCCTCTGTCCGGAACCACACCACCCAAGGTCCCCTTGTCTTTCCCATTCACTAGTCGTAGctcagtgtagggtaaaacatcagacagtttattagaaccagaatgaagaagccttatatacagttaaagaggaggtaaccagaaacACAAATGTAAGGGCTTACTTTGGCAGGAGTCCATATTGTTGAGTTGTTTGCTCACCCTTACAAGTACACACAGCCCACAGTAACGAAGTAAGAAGCTACCtgagctgtgagtctgtgcacgggggcttgacAGGGATTGGCCAAAGGATGGTCAAAGTTAAGCCGTGGTCAGGGATTTCAGAGTACACGATGAAcatagccagggtcagaagccggagtcagtcttgtagctaAAACAAAGCACAGGAACACAGGCACCTTTGGCAATGACAGAACAATTACAATGAACTGACAActccctcagagtgaggcagtgttttTTACCCTAGTTaattgggtaacctgcctcagctggaccaggagagaCAGGTACAGATTGCAAGGGgatcagcacatcattcagaaACACCTTAGCTGGAAAGCAAGCAGAATACCAAACTGAGGATTGGCTCAGAGGTGAAGAACCGAAGCAGCAacagagaggtcccaggttcCATACCACCCAGAGCCACCTGGGGCACGGCCACGCCTCACTGTCTGCTTGGCACGGTAATAACCGTGACaacaaattaacatgagctaattaacgaaTCCCctaaagcagccgatgtgactccctAATTACAATATCATTATCATatatatcaacacagaactccttcatacaattgcagggttaattatCACAGACAACAATGGCTGAAAGAGAAGCCacactagactcatttacattataacagacaggCAGGTGGCTGGAGTGGACATCAGCGCctcctaacagtatgtgtcccaacattcaatggtcttttctttttctgtttcttGGTTGACCCACTTACAGTTCAGATGCGCACTCCTTTCCAGTTCTTCCATTCTAGAATTCATGAATTCCATAATGATTTTAAAACCCATGACAACACACGATTGACAAAATTTGATTCCTCAAAATAGTAAATTATCTCCATTAATTATAATGATTTCTGTCACACTTACCCCTAACACAGGTGGTCAGACTCTATAGCTGGTCTTCTGTGCTCTTGACCTATAGCAgcccctttcccataaggcaagcaggcctaccggtacaCAGTTGTCCCCGGGATTTATACACAGttctatagtgcctggccaccatgCTGAGGCAAATACAAACTGAGCAAAGCACACAAACACTTGGggttggcagacaggcagagtggttcaatgacagtCCATGTACAAGGCAGACAAGGTTCAGAATAGTTGTGGTCAATTTGTTGTCAAAAGacaggcagagttcagagaataAAAGCAGCGAATAGCAATTATATCATGGGAAGAAGGCTGCTTCATCCCTGATACACTAGACAAAAGATATCTCCCATGGGGCTTTGTTGCAGCAATAGAAATCACACaattacaaattggtgtataaaaAGTAGAAAAACCTTTATTGAACAACAGGTTTAAAATTGGCTGGTCTAGACACTTCGGCCTGGATTCACTTAGAGCGgtgtatatttgtgcgggcgtagcgcatctcatatgcgctacgctgacgtaacacagagaggcaagaacagtattcacaaagcacttgctccctttgttgcgccggcgtaacataaattggctggcgtaagcccgccttatttaaagtaggaaggtagtgagcgtgatctattaaaatgaagcgtgaccccatgtaaatgaagggccgaacgaacggcgcatgcgcgcgcatgctcagaatcacatcgcatatactccctaagatatgacggctcaatgcctacgacgtgaacataacctacgcccagccccattcacgtacgacttacgtaaacgacgtaaaatacggcggctgttccctggtccataccctaacatgacttacacctgctttatgtggcttaactttacgccggatgtacgccttacgtaaactgcgtagattactgcgacggacgTAAGTACGTtcttgaattggcgtatctcgctcatttgcatatttgtcgcgtaaaacaatggaagcgcaccttgcggccagcgtaaatatgcgcccaagatacgacggcgtaggagacttacgtcggtcggatggagccaaaattcaggcgtattttatttcaagaatcaggcgcagagatacgacggcgcatccgtgcacttacggggcgtatcagaagatacgtcggtgtaagtgctttctgaatccggcccttcatGTCCTGATCTTATACCATTCCTGTATACGTAAACTGCAGGGATACatgaaattattaaaataaattgcatATCCACCAAGTCAAACCAATGCGTTTCAACATATATAAAGTCTTCATCAGGGGTAAGGAAGTGGAAGCAATCAAAGATATGAATGTGACTGGATGTCCAGACCGACAGGTAATGGCTCAGACCACATGGGTCTCAGCCCAACCAAGCCATCCAGCATGGGTTGACAGTATGGACTCCACTGAGCCAGGGGAGTCCATACTGTCAACCCATGCTGGGTGGATTTATAGGAGATTGCTCTCCTTTTGCTGTGGTTGTCCACCATCCAGAGTTACACATATATTATATGGCCTCTTCCATTAGTGAATACGAGCAAGCTGCCTCTGTTGCCTTCTCCTTAATAGCCATTAATCTTCTGTGAGGCTTGAGGTCTGGGTTGGGCTGAGACACGTGTGGTCTGCACCACTGAGCCATTACCTGTCGGTCTGCACATCCAATCACATTCATATCTTTGATTGCTTCCACTTCCTTATCCCCTGATGATGACTTATTATTTGAAACCTGTTTGACTTGGTGGATATGCAATTCATGTTAATAATTTTATGTATCCCTGCAATGTATATTGTATGAATGGTATAAGATCAGGATGTGAAGTGTCT
The Rana temporaria chromosome 6, aRanTem1.1, whole genome shotgun sequence DNA segment above includes these coding regions:
- the LOC120942780 gene encoding taste receptor type 2 member 40-like, translated to MLSTGIFILVSSVLGLVLAIPSNTCIVMGNLDIIRKKGKLSPSDVIFLGKGIVNILLQCLLSLQGMLYVFSPEIFYIRQVWVFVNTSVYFLKYYSFWLTFWLSAHYCTSITNLSYGFFIWIKRIVSNFLSHLLFLTALGMFIVSVPGFWAVYEESIPSSENSTEASITRLWSNNSHFVAATTLGVILPFFLSLLCLVLTLSFLLRHVWRVKNNDLGSTRPNLQAHVTALRTIFFLLLIFTLFCVSQAVLFLRKSSLLILRISWSLRILFPSVEAAIIFQASNKLRRIILRRFWTRSRRNTET